In Paraglaciecola sp. T6c, the sequence GAGCAAAGCTTCTTCAAGATTGCTTACCGTCGCATTCGCCGGTTGCTTGAGGTTCAACTTGTTGACCATTTTCTGGAAACGCTCACGATCTTCCGCTTTATCGATAGCGTCAGGTGAAGTACCAATGATGGGTACCCCTGCAGCTTCTAAATCACGCGCTAACTTAAGGGGGGTTTGACCACCGTATTGAACAATAACGCCAACGGGCTTCTCGATACGGACAATTTCCAGCACGTCTTCTAAGGTCACTGATTCGAAGTACAAACGGTCTGATGTATCGTAATCAGTGGAAACCGTTTCAGGGTTACAGTTAACCATGATAGTTTCGTAGCCATCTTCACGCATTGCCAAAGCAGCGTGAACACAACAATAATCAAACTCAATTCCTTGACCAATGCGGTTAGGCCCGCCACCGATAACCATAATTTTATCTTTGTCAGTGGGATTTGCTTCGCATTCTTCATCGTACGTTGAGTACATATATGCAGTGCTAGAGGCAAACTCAGCCGCACAGGTATCAACGCGTTTGTAGACAGGGTGAATATCAAAGCCACGACGTATTTGGCGCACATCACCTTGGTCGACACCGGTCAAATCAGCGATACGCGCATCAGAGAACCCTTTACGCTTCAATCGGTTCATCAATGTGGCATCAATACCAGATAAACCAATGTTCGCGACGTTTTGTTCTTCTTTAACCAGATCTTCAATTTGCACTAAGTACCAACGGTCAACATTCGTTAGGGCAAAAATCTCTTCGATGTCCATGCCCATTCGCATCGCATCTGCTATGTACCAAATGCGTTCAGCTCCTGGCTCGCGAAGTTCACGAATGATGGTCGCTTTGTTTTCTGGATCGGTATAATCGATAATAGAATCAAAGCCATTAACACCAACTTCTAGTCCGCGTAATGCTTTTTGCAAGGATTCTTGTTGATTACGGCCAATTGACATGACCTCACCTACTGACTTCATTTGAGTCGTTAGGCGGTCATTGGCACCAGCAAATTTTTCGAAGTTAAAACGCGGGATTTTAGTTACAACGTAATCGATGGCCGGCTCAAACGACGCAGGTGTTAAACCACCTGTAATATCGTTGGCAAGTTCATCCAAGGTATAACCAATGGCTAGCTTTGCCGCTACTTTTGCAATCGGGAAGCCCGTCGCTTTAGATGCCAAAGCCGATGAGCGAGAAACGCGCGGGTTCATTTCGATAATAACTAAACGACCAGTTTGGGGGTCAACACCAAACTGAACATTTGAGCCTCCCGTTTCAACACCAATCTCACGCAATACGGCCATAGCGGCATTACGCATAATTTGAAATTCTTTATCGGTAAGCGTTTGGGCTGGCGCAACGGTAATCGAATCACCGGTATGAACACCCATAGCGTCAAAGTTTTCGATAGTACACACGATAATGCAGTTGTCTGCTTTATCCCGTACTACTTCCATTTCATACTCTTTCCAACCAATCAATGATTCATCAATCAACAGTTCAGACGTTGGTGACAAATCAAGACCACGACGGCAGATTTCTTCAAACTCTTCGACGTTATAGGCAATACCGCCACCGCTGCCACCCATAGTGAAAGATGGGCGAATAATACAGGGGAAACCGATACGAGTTGAAACATCGAATGCTTCATCTAGGCTATGCGCAATTTCAGCACGGGGGCATTCAAGGCCAATTGATTTCATCGCCTTATCAAAACGTTCGCGATCTTCGGCTTTATCAATGGCATCCGCAGTGGCGCCAATCATTTCAACGCCGAATTCAGTTAGCACGCCGTGCTTATCTAAATCTAACGCACAGTTAAGTGCGGTTTGTCCGCCCATGGTTGGCAAAATGGCATCAGGGCGTTCTTTTTCAATAATTTTTCTAACCACTTCCCAATGGATCGGCTCGATGTAAGTGGCATCGGCCATTTCAGGGTCGGTCATTATAGTGGCAGGGTTAGAGTTAACTAAAATAACTCGATAACCTTCTTCACGCAGTGCTTTACACGCCTGCGCACCTGAATAGTCGAATTCACAGGCCTGGCCGATGACGATCGGTCCAGCACCAATAATTAAGATACTTTTTATGTCGGTACGTTTTGGCATTGTGCTTGTTACTCTAAATTTGGGGCTTAAGGGTCGTCTTAGCGTGTTGCTTGCATCAATTTAATGAAGTGATCAAACAAAGGTGCCGCGTCATGAGGGCCGGGGCTCGCTTCAGGGTGTCCCTGGAAGCTAAACGCGGGCTTATCATTACGGTGTATACCTTGTAATGACTGGTCAAACAATGACACATGGGTAACATCTAAATTGTCAGGCATCGATTGTTCATCAACAGCGAAACCGTGGTTTTGGCTGGTGATCATGACGCGCTGACCAAGTATGTCTTTCACTGGGTGGTTAGCACCGTGATGACCGAATTTCATTTTTACAGTTTTTGCACCACTGGCTAGTGCCAATAATTGATGCCCTAAACAGATACCAAAAATAGGCAGGTTTTTATCGAGCAAGGTCTTAATCGCTTCGATCGCGTAAACGCAAGGCTCAGGATCACCAGGGCCGTTGGATAAAAACACGCCATCTGGGTTTAACGCCAGTACATCTTCTGCTGTGGTTTTAGCAGGTACCACCGTTAATCGGCAGCCTCTGTCTACTAACATACGTAAAATGTTGTGTTTGGCACCAAAATCGTAGGCTACGACGTGAAACGGCAAATCAGTTTGCTTTTCGTTGAAGCCTTGGCCAAGCGTCCATGAACCGTCGGTCCAACTGTAGACTTCGTCAGTGGTGACTTCTTTGGCAAGATCCAAACCTTTCAAACCAGAGAACGCTTTCGCCTTCTCAAGGGCCAATTCTTTATCAAGCGTAATCTCAGAGCTTGAATCGACTGCGATGATGCAGCCATTTTGCGCGCCTTTATCACGCAAAATACGCGTTAAACGGCGAGTGTCGATATCTGCGATACCAAGAATATTATTTACACGAAGGTATTCAGACAACGATTGTTCACTACGAAAATTACTCGCTAGCAGCGGTAAATCTCTAATGATAAGGCCTTTGGCCCACACTTTTGTTGATTCACAATCTTCGCTATTGGTACCGGTGTTACCAATATGGGGATAGGTTAAAGTTACGATTTGTTCTGCGTAAGAGGGATCAGTAAGAATTTCCTGATAACCTGTCATTGAGGTGTTAAACACCACTTCACCAACAGACATACCAGTCGCTCCGATAGCCGTGCCATTGAAAACAGACCCATCTTCTAGCACTAAAAGGGCGGAATTAGCCAAGTCAACCTCCGAATATAGTTAACCTAAGGTGTTTACACGGGCAATGTGCAAAAACCTATAAAAAACGGGCTGTAACTAGTTGAATTACATCCCGCTTTACCGTATTTGCAGCTATTAATTCCATGGATTTACTAAAAACCCACTAAAATTTGGCAAATTCGCAATAATATACATGAAAGCCTGATTAAGGTCTATTCCCAATTAGAAAAATAGTTAAAACAGTGCTTTCAACCACATTTACTGCATTAAGGGTTAAAACCCTAAGTTATGCTCACTTGATATGGGACGTATTAGGCTAGCCCCAATACATCTTGCATATCATAGAGCCCTGGGGATTTATTCTTAAGCCAAACAGCGGCTTTAACAGCACCATTAGCAAAGGTCAGGCGGCTTGAGGCTTTATGGGTTAATTCGATTCGCTCACCAATATCTGCAAACAGTGCGGTGTGTTCACCCACTATATCCCCTGCCCTGACGGTAGCGAAGCCAATCGTTTGTTGGTCACGCTCGCCCGTGTCGCCTTCACGGCCATATACAGCACAGGTAGATAGGTCACGGCCAAGCTCATCAGCGATAACTTCACCTATTGCCACGGCAGTACCAGACGGCGCATCTTTTTTAAACCTGTGATGGCCTTCTATAATCTCGATGTCTGCCGTCCCCCCCATAACACGCGCAGTTTGGCGGGCTAAGTTAAGTAATAGGTTGACCCCGATACTGTAATTAGCAGCAAAAACGATAGGAATATGCTGGCTCGCCCGTTGCAGAGCGTCTTTTTGCTGTTGGTTTAAACCTGTCGTACCGATGACGACTGGCTTTTTTTGTTGGACACACAGGGCTAAATTAGCTTCGAGCGCTTCTGGGAGGGTGAAATCGATGACAATGTCAATTTGCGAAAAGTCAGCGGAATTGGCGTCAGTGACAGTGAGTCCACGCTGGCCTATGCCCGCTAGTTCCCCAACATCAACACCCATCATAGAGGAGCTTGCTCTGACAAATGCCGCGTTTAATGTGGCATTTTGCGATTGATCTATCGCTTCAATTAATACGCGACCCATTCGGCCGTTGGCCCCAAATATTGCAATTTTATTCATGCTGCTTGTACGTCATAGGAATCTGTGGCGACATTGTGCCTGATTTACATCAGGCTTTCAGCCATACAAGCAGGTCAATCTATCATTTCTTATAATTGAATGAGATGAGTTGACTTGACTTCTTCCATTACGACGTAGGTGTGAGTTTGCGTCACGCCTTTTATAGAGGCTAATTTTGAACCCAAAAATTTACAGTACTCATCCATGTTTTCAATACGGATTTTAATCAGGTAATCAAACTGTCCTGCAACCATCGCGCATTCCACAATTTCATCAATTTCACTGACTTGTTGATTAAATTCTTTTACTGACTCAGTACTGGTACTGGCAAGTGAAAGCTGTACATAGGCCGTCAAATTAGCCTTTAACTTTTTAGGGTTTAAATGTGCGACATATTTTTCGATATAGCCGTTTTTCTCTAAACGACGAACACGCTCTAAGCACGGTGTGGGGCTTAAATGTATTTGGTTGGCTAATTCTACGTTAGATATACGACACTCTCTTTGTAGTATATCGAGTATTTTAAGATCAGTGCGGTCTAAGGTGTCTTGGCCTTTTTTCATTGTATTTGCCTTGTAGTAACACGATTTTATCGTTTTTAGTTTTGTTCATGCTAATCATAGACAGAATTAGTGTCAGGTAAATTACCCAAAAGGCTTAATTTAAGCAGCATTAACACTAATCATCCAGTGATAAGTGCTGCTTAAATCAACAACAACGAATAATATCAACCTCAAGTTTACTCTTTAAGGTTTAGCAGCATCGCATTACCACCTGTGGCTACGACGTTATCCGTCTTGGTTTTTTCTGTGGCAAAACGCAGCAAACTATAATCTGCAGACATACTTCCCACAAACGGGATGATTGCCCCCTTTCTGGCACCCAAAGCGCTAATGAGTCCTGGGGCGTTACTTCCTGCCACGCCTGCTATACCGTCGATTAATAACAGTGCCATTAACGCTTGTTGTGAATCAATACATTGCACGTTTGCCATCGGCACAAAACTTTCTAACGCTTTGTACACCGAGCTGGTGCTAGCTGGCGTTTGCGCTAAATGAATAAGCACAATACTATTTCCTGCTAACAAAGCTCCCATTGCTTGCAGTAAATTGGTTACTTCATCACCTTGTTTAAGCACGACTAAAAATACACCGCGGCCGTGAAGTGATAGCTCATTCGTTTCACCTGTTGGCCCTGGTAACGTTATGGCCTCGCCAAAATTGTGCCGCGCTTGTGCAAACATTCGCGAAGCTTGCTTTAAGCTATCCGCTGGCATCGCTGAAAATGCCGGTAGATGTTGCGCACCCGCGAAAGCATTCTCAATGAACTTAATGCGCTGGGTGATGGGCACCTTTTGCCAAGTACTTTGCTCAGCTTTGGCCACGCGCAAACTCATTTGGGTATCTTTGCTAAGGCTAGACGTCTCTGATATTTCGCTAGGTAGTTGATCGACAACAGGCTCCGCAGCCCATAAATTAGTAAAACGTAATAAGTAGTGCGGACCTCCGGCTTTGAAACCAGTACCTGATAGACCATGACCACCAAACGGGTTTACCCCAACGACCGCCCCGACCATGTTTCGATTGATGTAGGTATTACCAACATGTGTTTCAGCGTACACCTTATCGGCGAACTCTTTAAGTCGACTATGCACTCCCAGCGTTAAGCCATAACCTGTATCGTTAATGTCTTTAAGAACGCGGTCTAACTCTTTCGCGTTATAGCGAACAATATGTAAGATAGGTCCAAAGACTTCGCGTTCTAGTACATTGATATTTTCAATTTCAAACACCTGAGGACAAATATAAAAGCCTTTAACGTCTTTTGGTGCCTTTGCCTTGGCAACAAATTTGGCTTCTTTGGTCATTTTTTCACAATGCGCTTGCAATGTATTTAATGCATTTGCGTCGATGACTGGCCCAAGATCTGTACTTAGTTTCCAGGGTTGATCTATTTGTAAGGTAGCAAGCGCACCTTTTAACATGTCAATCAAGTTATCGGCGATATCATTTTGTACATACAATACACGCAGCGCAGAACAACGTTGCCCAGCACTTAAGAACGCAGATTGAATGACATCATCAACGACCTGCTCGGGTAGCGCTGTTGAGTCCACTAACATGACATTTTGTCCGCCCGTTTCAGCTATAAAAGGCGGCAAGGTAGTACCACGTTTAATCAACTCCTTTTGAATACTCTGTGCCGTTGCGGTAGACCCAGTAAATGCGACCCCTGCAACCCTTTCATCAGCCATTAGTACTGGACCAAGTTCGCGTCCAGAGCCCGTCAGTAAGTGCAATACATCTGTGGGCACCCCTGCATCGTGCATTAGTTTAATAGCTTGAGTCGCAATCAATGGCGACTGTTCCGCCGGTTTGGCCACGACTGTATTACCTGCCACTAACGCTGCTGCAATTTGACCAACAAAAATAGCTAACGGGAAGTTCCAAGGGCTAATGCACACGAAAACGCCCTGACCTTGTTTTAACTTGGGTTGGGTTGGGCTATCGGATACCAGATGGCGCACTTGTAACGCGTAGTAGCGACAGAAATCAACAGCTTCTCGTACTTCTGATATACCATCGTTTAAGGTACGACCCGCTTCAAAACTGATGAGTGCGGTTAGCTCTTCTGTTTGTGCTTCCAATAAATCAGCAACCTTTTCCATGATTTGTGCACGCTGATTTACTGGCGTTGCTTGCCAAGCTGGTTGCGCTGCAGACGCCGCATTCATCGCAATGTCTACATCTTTTGCAGAAGCATCGGTGCAGTACCCTATCAGGCTGTCAGTAGCGGCAGGCGAATACAAAGGGTAAGCATTGTCGGTGTTCATCACGCCGTTGATGATCGGTCCTGCCTGCCATTTTTTTTCAGAAAAAGCCGTTACTTGATGGGCAACCGTAGCAAATGCCAGAGGATCGTCTAAATCGATACCCCGGGAGTTATCACGCTTTTCACCGAAGGCGTTAAATATGTCCTGAGCCAGAGGGATTTGGCTATTGCGGCTTCCCTGAGCCTTGCCGATTGTTGTTTCAACACTCTGCACCAGATTCGAGGCGGCAATTTTACCATCTAAGAATTGATTAACAAATGAACCATTGGCGCCGTTCTCAAGTAATCGACGCACTAAGTAAGGGAGTAGGTCTCTGTGAACACCCACTGGCGCATAGACTCTTAGAGGTAACTCACGCCCGGTGGTTTCTCTAATTTGGCCGTAAAGTAAGT encodes:
- the carB gene encoding carbamoyl-phosphate synthase large subunit codes for the protein MPKRTDIKSILIIGAGPIVIGQACEFDYSGAQACKALREEGYRVILVNSNPATIMTDPEMADATYIEPIHWEVVRKIIEKERPDAILPTMGGQTALNCALDLDKHGVLTEFGVEMIGATADAIDKAEDRERFDKAMKSIGLECPRAEIAHSLDEAFDVSTRIGFPCIIRPSFTMGGSGGGIAYNVEEFEEICRRGLDLSPTSELLIDESLIGWKEYEMEVVRDKADNCIIVCTIENFDAMGVHTGDSITVAPAQTLTDKEFQIMRNAAMAVLREIGVETGGSNVQFGVDPQTGRLVIIEMNPRVSRSSALASKATGFPIAKVAAKLAIGYTLDELANDITGGLTPASFEPAIDYVVTKIPRFNFEKFAGANDRLTTQMKSVGEVMSIGRNQQESLQKALRGLEVGVNGFDSIIDYTDPENKATIIRELREPGAERIWYIADAMRMGMDIEEIFALTNVDRWYLVQIEDLVKEEQNVANIGLSGIDATLMNRLKRKGFSDARIADLTGVDQGDVRQIRRGFDIHPVYKRVDTCAAEFASSTAYMYSTYDEECEANPTDKDKIMVIGGGPNRIGQGIEFDYCCVHAALAMREDGYETIMVNCNPETVSTDYDTSDRLYFESVTLEDVLEIVRIEKPVGVIVQYGGQTPLKLARDLEAAGVPIIGTSPDAIDKAEDRERFQKMVNKLNLKQPANATVSNLEEALLAAEKIGFPLVVRPSYVLGGRAMEIVYDLKDLKRYLNNAVKVSNDSPVLLDRFLDDAIEVDVDAICDGKEVMIGGIMEHIEQAGVHSGDSACSLPPYSLSEDIQNVMREQVKAMALELGVVGLMNTQFAVKDGEVYLIEVNPRAARTVPFVSKATGLAIAKIGARAMAGQSLASQGLSKEVIPPFYSVKEVVLPFAKFQGVDPLLGPEMRSTGEVMGVGDTFVEAYAKANLGAGEPIPAGGKALLSVRLNDKNRIIELGRAMVAKGFNLEATRGTAEVLNKADVPCSIVNKLSEGRPNIVDAIKNGEYCYIINTTEGRQAIDDSVYIRREALLNKIPYTTTMNAAFATVNANKADDRARVHSVQELHKRLV
- a CDS encoding Lrp/AsnC ligand binding domain-containing protein; this translates as MKKGQDTLDRTDLKILDILQRECRISNVELANQIHLSPTPCLERVRRLEKNGYIEKYVAHLNPKKLKANLTAYVQLSLASTSTESVKEFNQQVSEIDEIVECAMVAGQFDYLIKIRIENMDEYCKFLGSKLASIKGVTQTHTYVVMEEVKSTHLIQL
- the putA gene encoding bifunctional proline dehydrogenase/L-glutamate gamma-semialdehyde dehydrogenase PutA, coding for MLQANLPSIRQTIRTNTYLNEGDSVEYMLKTNPLSQEARNNVHATALSFVEHCRANPDKQGLFDAFLQEYSLSSHEGVVLMCLAEALLRVPDSYTVDRLIAEKIHLGQWGEHIGNSEELLVNAASVGLSLTSKILGKEQSKGQSNEQGSNDEPSNWFRKLIQRVGEPVVRGATLQAMKFMGQQYVLGRDIKEAAKRGRKGNVEGTRFSFDMLGEGARTYKDANKYYDAYLSAIRSIGQSNDESDVNLADGISVKLSALHPRYEFSHHHLVIDELLPSVLSLALEAKKFNIGFTIDAEEAARLDIELDVFQALAFAPELANWNGLGFVLQAYQKRALFVVDWLVELAKASERTLMVRLVKGAYWDAEIKHAQEMGLSEFPVFTRKVHTDLSYQVCAGKLLDNRDCIYPQFATHNAYTVALIMEMAGDDTNSFEFQRLHGMGDLLYGQIRETTGRELPLRVYAPVGVHRDLLPYLVRRLLENGANGSFVNQFLDGKIAASNLVQSVETTIGKAQGSRNSQIPLAQDIFNAFGEKRDNSRGIDLDDPLAFATVAHQVTAFSEKKWQAGPIINGVMNTDNAYPLYSPAATDSLIGYCTDASAKDVDIAMNAASAAQPAWQATPVNQRAQIMEKVADLLEAQTEELTALISFEAGRTLNDGISEVREAVDFCRYYALQVRHLVSDSPTQPKLKQGQGVFVCISPWNFPLAIFVGQIAAALVAGNTVVAKPAEQSPLIATQAIKLMHDAGVPTDVLHLLTGSGRELGPVLMADERVAGVAFTGSTATAQSIQKELIKRGTTLPPFIAETGGQNVMLVDSTALPEQVVDDVIQSAFLSAGQRCSALRVLYVQNDIADNLIDMLKGALATLQIDQPWKLSTDLGPVIDANALNTLQAHCEKMTKEAKFVAKAKAPKDVKGFYICPQVFEIENINVLEREVFGPILHIVRYNAKELDRVLKDINDTGYGLTLGVHSRLKEFADKVYAETHVGNTYINRNMVGAVVGVNPFGGHGLSGTGFKAGGPHYLLRFTNLWAAEPVVDQLPSEISETSSLSKDTQMSLRVAKAEQSTWQKVPITQRIKFIENAFAGAQHLPAFSAMPADSLKQASRMFAQARHNFGEAITLPGPTGETNELSLHGRGVFLVVLKQGDEVTNLLQAMGALLAGNSIVLIHLAQTPASTSSVYKALESFVPMANVQCIDSQQALMALLLIDGIAGVAGSNAPGLISALGARKGAIIPFVGSMSADYSLLRFATEKTKTDNVVATGGNAMLLNLKE
- the carA gene encoding glutamine-hydrolyzing carbamoyl-phosphate synthase small subunit, with amino-acid sequence MANSALLVLEDGSVFNGTAIGATGMSVGEVVFNTSMTGYQEILTDPSYAEQIVTLTYPHIGNTGTNSEDCESTKVWAKGLIIRDLPLLASNFRSEQSLSEYLRVNNILGIADIDTRRLTRILRDKGAQNGCIIAVDSSSEITLDKELALEKAKAFSGLKGLDLAKEVTTDEVYSWTDGSWTLGQGFNEKQTDLPFHVVAYDFGAKHNILRMLVDRGCRLTVVPAKTTAEDVLALNPDGVFLSNGPGDPEPCVYAIEAIKTLLDKNLPIFGICLGHQLLALASGAKTVKMKFGHHGANHPVKDILGQRVMITSQNHGFAVDEQSMPDNLDVTHVSLFDQSLQGIHRNDKPAFSFQGHPEASPGPHDAAPLFDHFIKLMQATR
- the dapB gene encoding 4-hydroxy-tetrahydrodipicolinate reductase; this translates as MNKIAIFGANGRMGRVLIEAIDQSQNATLNAAFVRASSSMMGVDVGELAGIGQRGLTVTDANSADFSQIDIVIDFTLPEALEANLALCVQQKKPVVIGTTGLNQQQKDALQRASQHIPIVFAANYSIGVNLLLNLARQTARVMGGTADIEIIEGHHRFKKDAPSGTAVAIGEVIADELGRDLSTCAVYGREGDTGERDQQTIGFATVRAGDIVGEHTALFADIGERIELTHKASSRLTFANGAVKAAVWLKNKSPGLYDMQDVLGLA